From a region of the Danio aesculapii chromosome 4, fDanAes4.1, whole genome shotgun sequence genome:
- the ndufa5 gene encoding NADH dehydrogenase [ubiquinone] 1 alpha subcomplex subunit 5 gives MAGLLKKTTGLVGLAVSQNPHERLGNLYVKILSCLQRIPQDAAYRKYTEQLVNERFADKCRLCFMKEPDVGKLEKKINSGQIEEVIAQAEAELSLSRKMVEWKAWEPLIEEAPANQWKWPI, from the exons ATGGCTGGATTGCTCAAAAAG ACCACAGGTTTGGTTGGCCTCGCTGTGAGCCAGAACCCACACGAG CGTCTGGGAAATCTGTACGTGAAGATCCTGTCATGTCTGCAGAGGATTCCCCAGGACGCCGCTTACAGAAAATACACTGAACAACTGGTCAACGAGAG ATTTGCAGATAAATGTCGCTTGTGTTTTATGAAGGAGCCAGATGTTGGAAAGCTGGAGAAGAAAATCAATTCTGGACAGATCGAGGAGGTTATTGCACAG GCTGAAGCGGAGCTCTCGCTGTCCAGAAAGATGGTGGAATGGAAAGCCTGGGAGCCGCTCATTGAAGAAGCTCCAGCCAACCAGTGGAAATGGCCCATCTGA